TTGTCCCCTTCGGGAAACACGACACGTTTACGCTCCGATTTTGCTTTGTTGATCAGAGTCCGCATGATCTCTTTGGAACGCCCCTGGAGGGCTTCGAGGGACTCGGTATATTTGGCAATGTCGCCAATGTCACGCGTGGCAACACCGCTGTCAATTGCGGCCTGGGCAACTGCCGGCGCCACATGCAGCAAGACCCGCGGATCAAAGGGCTTCGGAATCAGGTAGTCGCGACCAAAAGAGAATTTGGTGTTGCCGTACGCTTTAATGACCGAGTCAGGTACATCTTCTTTGGCCAGGTTGGCCAGGGCTTTGACCGCCGCCATTTTCATCTCGTCATTGATGGCGGTGGCATGGGTGTCCAAGGCACCGCGGAACAGAAACGGGAAGCACAGGACGTTATTGACTTGGTTGGGGAAATCACTGCGACCGGTACCGACAATGACATCACTACGGACCTTGAGTGCTTCACTCGGCAGGATTTCAGGGTCCGGGTTGGCCATAGCGAAAATGATCGGATCCGCGGCCATGGACGCAACCATCTCCGGCGTCACGGCGTCTTTGGCGGAAACGCCGAAGAAGACATCTGCATCGACCATCGCTTCTTCCAGGGTGCGGCATTCCATCTCCGTAGCCAGACGGGCCTTGTAGTCATTCATCCCTTCGGTGCGGCCTTTGTAAATAACGCCTTTACTGTCGCACAGCACCATATTTTCTTTTTGAGCACCGAGAGTCAACGCCATCTGGGCGCAGGCAATCCCCGCGGCACCGGCACCGTTGACGACGATTTTGATCTTGCTGATGTCTTTCTTGATGATCTCCAGCGCGTTGATCAAACCGGCGTTGGCGATGATGGCCGTGCCGTGCTGGTCATCGTGGAACACCGGAATGTTCATCACTTCCTTGAGCTTTTCCTCAATATAAAAGCATTCCGGAGCTTTAATGTCTTCGAGGTTGATACCGCCGAATGTCGGCTCCAGCAGGCGCACGGTATTAATGATCTCATCCGGGTCTTTGGTGTTGAGTTCGATGTCAAAAACATCGATATCGGCAAAACGCTTGAACAGAATCCCTTTACCTTCCATAACCGGCTTGCCGGCCAGGGCACCGATATCTCCCAGCCCGAGTACGGCAGTACCATTGGAAACAACAGCGACCAAGTTGCCTTTGGCGGTGTATTTATAGGCATCTTCAGGAGATTTTTCGATGGCCAGACACGGTTCGGCAACACCTGGGCTGTAGGCCAGAGAAAGATCGCGGCTGGTATCGCACGGCTTTGTGGCGATAACTTCAATCTTTCCTTTGCGCCCGCTGCTATGATAATCGAGAGCGTCTTGCTTTTTTGCCATAAGAGGAAGTCCTTTCGTTTTTACTGCTATTAAAAATATGTCGCAGTTCAGATCTTGGGGGTCGCCACCGGAGATGACGATGAATCTGCTAAAATATCCCTTTTAGTCAGGGTAAAAAAGACAATAATCCTGTCTACGCTATGCTGTCAAGGACAAAGGGGAAAAATGAAACTCTGTTTAATCTGAGTAAAAAAACATTGTTGTGGCGAAATTTCATCCTCTGCTGTCGCCGTTTTCAGTGTAGCAATGAATCAATGAAAGTCATCAATTACTGATGATTATGTATTTTGTGCCCCTGAGCAGAGAAATTTTTATGCCGTAAAATATAAAAAAAATTCCGGAAAAATGGTTGGTAATTGTGATGTCTTTGTGATGGTTTTTTTTATTTAAACAAACAATGTTATTTTTTTTATTGGTGGGGCAGCCGCTTTCTAAACAACACGACTTCACTGTTTGCCAGCAATCGTTGATAATGCTAAACTTTTCTGAGAGTTACCGGTTACGGCAAGAGCTGCGGGAGCCGTCAGCGTCAGCCGGAGTGATGTGATTGTGTTACGGGCGATGTCCCGGCCACTTTTGTCTTTTAAATTGAGTAAAGGAACAACAACGTGATTATCGTAACAGGTGGAGCAGGTTTTATCGGTAGTGCCATGGTGTGGAAGCTCAACCAGATGGGACGACAGGATATTCTGATTGTCGACTCACTGGGCTGCAGTGAGAAGTGGAAAAACCTGGTTCCGTTGCGCTACAGCGACTATATCGAAAAAGATGATTTTCTTGAATTGGCTGTCACGGAGCAACTGGAACAGCGCTTTGATTTGGGCGAGCAGAGGATTGAGGCCATTTTACATATGGGTGCCTGTTCTGCGACCACGGAACTGGACGCCCGTTATCTGATTCATAATAACTTTGAATATACCAAGCATATGGCACGCCTTGCTTTGCGCAGTAATGCCCGGTTTATCTATGCCTCCAGTGCGGCGACCTATGGCGATGGTGAAGATGGTTTTGCTGATGATGAAAACGCCTTGGATGAGTTACGTCCCCTGAATATGTACGGCTACTCCAAGCAGATGTTTGATCAATGGGCCAAGCGGGAAGGGATTCTCGACCGCATTGTCGGTTTGAAGTTCTTCAACGTTTTTGGACCCAACGAATATCACAAAGGCGATATGAGTTCTCTGGTGATCAAGGCGTATCATCAGATCCTTGAAACCGGCAAGATCAGCTTGTTTAAATCCTACCGGCCTGAATATGCCCACGGTGAGCAGAAGCGCGACTTTGTCTATGTGAAAGATGTGGTGGAGATGTCGTTGTTTTTCCTGAAAAACCGCGAGGCCAACGGTATCTTCAATATCGGCAGTTCCGGGGCCAGCACCTGGAATGAGCTGGCCGGGGCGATTTTTGCCGCTCTGGAACGTGATCCGGTGATTGACTATATTGAGATGCCGGAACATCTCAAGGCCAAGTATCAATATTATACCTGCTCCGATGTCAGCAAACTGCGCCAGGCCGGTTTTGACCAGGTTCAAACGTCATTAACCGATGCCGTGCGAGATTATGTGGCCAACTACCTGATGCCTTCGAAGCATCTTGGTGATTAGCTGCGTTGTTGAAACGCTTGGTATCGTAAGGCCGCCTGACAGGAAGGACTCCCTCTGTGTTGTATCTGGCCCGGTTCATATTCTTCACCCTGTTGCTGAGCGGCGGGGTGTTTATCTCCATGGCGGTTCGCTATCTGGAGGTGCCGTTTTCGACCAGTTGGCTGTGGTTTATGTCGACGTTCGTCATCGGGGCCGGTCTGGGGCTGCTGGTGAGAAATTGCGGTCGGGGAGGCCTGTTTGTGGCTATCCCGATTTCAGTTCTGGCGGCCAATGCTCTGGTCGGTACCTTATGGCCTGCTGAGGTCAATCAGGGTGTGTTTCGTGCGTTCAATGTCGTTGCCAAGCGTGACCAGGTGTATCACCAGCTTAAACAACATTTTCTGCCGGTGCGGAAACGGGCCCTTGAGGTCGCCGAACCGATGCAGCGGGGTGTGTTTGACGATGACCGTGAGCTTGTTGTCGCTGGACCGTTGACTGTTTCCGTCTATGCCGCAGGGCTTGTTGAAGCCCAGGGGCTGGCCATTTCCTCTGCGGGTGATGTTTATGTGAGTCTGCCGCGGGTGGGCAAAGTTGTTCGCTTGCGTGACCTTGACGGCGACGGGGTCAGCGATGAAACAACGGTGATTTGTCGAGGTCTTGACCGGCCTTCCGGCCTGGCCGTTGATGGTACGGTCTTATATGTCGCCACCGCTCATCAGGTGATGCGGGTTGGGCCTCTCGATGGAGATAATCCGAAAACAGATGTTTTTTGCCACGATCTGCCTGTTGACAGTCTGGCCTGGCGCCATGCTTTGGCGGTTTCGCCGAACGCAGAGGTGTATGTGTCCGTAGCCGCCGGTCAGCTGGAAGATTCCGAACGGGATTGGCGTTACGCCGCGGTCGTGCGTCTGGACCGTGAAGGGAACAGTCACCCTTTTGCTTCCGGCCTGCATGAATGTCTGGGACTGGCTTTTCATCCACAGAGTGGCTCGCTGTGGGCCACGGATGACAGCCCAGAGACCATTGGCTTTGAAGTGCATCCGGATGAACTCAATGTCTTGCGCGATCGTGGCGATTTCGGCTGGCCGTTTTGTTATGCCGATCGCCGACCGGACGCCCAGCTCGGCTCTTTGGGGATTTGTCAGGCAACCGAACCGGCGCTGATGGCGTTACCCTCTCACTCGACCCCTGCGGGGATCGCTTTTGGTGATCAGCTCAAAGCCGACCCGCTTTATCGTTCCATGCTTTATGTAGCCATGAACGGTTCCGAGCATGGCAAGCAGAATCAGGGGTTTCGGCTCATGGCCATCCCGCTGACCGAGGTCGGCCGCATCCGTGGCTGGGGCATCGATCTGATCAGCGGCTGGAGTGTTGACGGCAACGTCTGGGGCCGTCCGCGTGATGTTGCCGTTGGCCCTGATGGCGCTCTGTATGTCAGTGATTCTCTGGCCGGAGCTGTGTATCGCATTTGTTTTCCATTCCATGCCCCGCCAGTGCCCGCGGATTCCTGAATGCTGTATCGCCCTGAACATCCCATCTGGCCACACCTTATGGCCGGTCATTGTGTGATCACCGTCAATCGCCGTCTGGCCCGCACCCTGGCGGAGGACTACGCCACATATTGCGGCATGCAGCAACTCTCCGTCTGGGAAACACCGGCGATTTTTCCCGTCAATGACTGGTTCGAACGTGAATTTCTACGGCTGGATGCGGAATCCGTGCTGTTGAATTCGTCTCAGGTTGCAGCGGTCTGGGATCAGGTTGTCGCAGAGGATTTACACCAGTGTGGTGTAGACCTGTTGCAGATCCCGGCCACGGTTCGCCAGGCCGTCCGCGCCGATGCTTTGTGTTGCGATTATCTGGTGGAGAGCTATACCCCGGATGGCGTCGAGCAAGAGGCGTTTCAGCGCTGGAGGCGTCGTTATGTCGCCCGCTGTCGTGAGCAGCGCTGGCTGGACCGCGTACGTCTGCCTGAGGTCGTTGAGCAGGCCGTGATTGACAGTCGCCTCGATGTCAATGGCTGCCAGATGTGGCTGGGCTTTGATGACCTGACGCCGCTGATGAGACGGATTCAGCAGACACTTAACTCGGCCGGTTGCACCATTGAGCACGTTGCCGCCAACGCTCTTGTGCCGGTCACCTGTGATGCGATCTCGGCTGTTGATGAGATCCGTGAATTGCAGGCTGCGGCGCAGTGGGCCCGGCAGTGTCTGGAGCAGCAGGGGGGGGTTGTCGCCGTAGTCGTCCCGGAATTGGAGCGTCTTCACGGGGATGTGGAAAGAGTTTTTTCCCGTGAGTTGTCCCGTTCCGTTTATCCGGATCGCGTACCGAAGGACACATTTAATATTTCACTTGGTCATCCTCTGGCGGATCAGGGCATGATTGCTGCTGCCCTGACCCTGTTGCAGTTACAGGACCCGCTGGAATTTGACCAGCTCAGTTATCTGTTGCGCTGCCCGTGGTTTGCCGGTGGCATTGACGAGTGGCAGGAGCGCGTGTTGTTTGAACGGCAGTTGCGAGCAGACAATATTCTGCGCCTGTCGACGGCTGATCTGCTTTACCGGCTGCGCCATCAGCGCCGGGCTCCACAGGGAATGCTTCGCCTGGTTGAACAGTTGCAGCTCTGGCAGGGGGGAGATGAGCAGATTGCCCCAGCTGATTGGGTTGAGCAGCTGAATTTTTTTCTGCAACAGGTCGGTTGGCCGGGAGATGCTTCTCTGGACAGCCAAGGCTATCAACTGTTTGCCGCATGGCAGGATAAGGTTCTCGCGCCATTGGCCCGTCTGGGCGTGGTTGCTGAAACCATGACAGGTCGTCAACTGCTGTCCTGGGTGTGCCGCCTTGCCCGTGAGGTCCTGTTTCAGCCGAAGGCGCAAGATCATCGCCTGCAGATCATCGGCCTGCTCGAAACCGCCGGTTTAACGTTTGATGCGTTGTGGTTGTGTGGTGCCGGTGAACAGGTGTTTCCCGGCGGACTGGCGTTTAATCCTTTTTTGCCGGTGGCGATTCAGAAACACTATCAAATGCCACATAGTGACCTGCTTCATGAGGCACGCTATGCCCGCCTGTTGCTCGAACGCTTACAACACAGTGCCCAGCAGGTGGTTATCAGTTATGCGCAAAATAGTGATGAGCGTCCTTCGCGATGCAGTCCCTATTTGAATGAGCTTTGCTGGCAACAACATGAGGATGGTGATGAAGC
This region of uncultured Desulfuromonas sp. genomic DNA includes:
- the rfaD gene encoding ADP-glyceromanno-heptose 6-epimerase, which translates into the protein MIIVTGGAGFIGSAMVWKLNQMGRQDILIVDSLGCSEKWKNLVPLRYSDYIEKDDFLELAVTEQLEQRFDLGEQRIEAILHMGACSATTELDARYLIHNNFEYTKHMARLALRSNARFIYASSAATYGDGEDGFADDENALDELRPLNMYGYSKQMFDQWAKREGILDRIVGLKFFNVFGPNEYHKGDMSSLVIKAYHQILETGKISLFKSYRPEYAHGEQKRDFVYVKDVVEMSLFFLKNREANGIFNIGSSGASTWNELAGAIFAALERDPVIDYIEMPEHLKAKYQYYTCSDVSKLRQAGFDQVQTSLTDAVRDYVANYLMPSKHLGD
- a CDS encoding NADP-dependent malic enzyme, whose amino-acid sequence is MAKKQDALDYHSSGRKGKIEVIATKPCDTSRDLSLAYSPGVAEPCLAIEKSPEDAYKYTAKGNLVAVVSNGTAVLGLGDIGALAGKPVMEGKGILFKRFADIDVFDIELNTKDPDEIINTVRLLEPTFGGINLEDIKAPECFYIEEKLKEVMNIPVFHDDQHGTAIIANAGLINALEIIKKDISKIKIVVNGAGAAGIACAQMALTLGAQKENMVLCDSKGVIYKGRTEGMNDYKARLATEMECRTLEEAMVDADVFFGVSAKDAVTPEMVASMAADPIIFAMANPDPEILPSEALKVRSDVIVGTGRSDFPNQVNNVLCFPFLFRGALDTHATAINDEMKMAAVKALANLAKEDVPDSVIKAYGNTKFSFGRDYLIPKPFDPRVLLHVAPAVAQAAIDSGVATRDIGDIAKYTESLEALQGRSKEIMRTLINKAKSERKRVVFPEGDNDKILRACQILVDEKIAIPILLGPEDKIKGMIKELGLDLHGVQIIDTKGSPKHHEYSAELFRMRQRKGVTLAEASRTICRERNYYGAMMVRMGDADAMLSGINHHYPETIRPALEVIGKQPQVKGVHGLYMMVFKKEVIFCADTTVTIDPTAEELAETAILAANKARQFEVEPRIAMLSFSNYGSAMHPFTTKVIQATQLVKEWAPNLVVDGEVQANVALDPDLTEQQYPFSQLKGNANVLVFPDLNSGNISYKLLSKLGGAEAVGPILMGMKKPVHVLQRGDEVNDIVNMAAVAVVDAQDAFEKEINNGYH
- a CDS encoding PQQ-dependent sugar dehydrogenase, with amino-acid sequence MLYLARFIFFTLLLSGGVFISMAVRYLEVPFSTSWLWFMSTFVIGAGLGLLVRNCGRGGLFVAIPISVLAANALVGTLWPAEVNQGVFRAFNVVAKRDQVYHQLKQHFLPVRKRALEVAEPMQRGVFDDDRELVVAGPLTVSVYAAGLVEAQGLAISSAGDVYVSLPRVGKVVRLRDLDGDGVSDETTVICRGLDRPSGLAVDGTVLYVATAHQVMRVGPLDGDNPKTDVFCHDLPVDSLAWRHALAVSPNAEVYVSVAAGQLEDSERDWRYAAVVRLDREGNSHPFASGLHECLGLAFHPQSGSLWATDDSPETIGFEVHPDELNVLRDRGDFGWPFCYADRRPDAQLGSLGICQATEPALMALPSHSTPAGIAFGDQLKADPLYRSMLYVAMNGSEHGKQNQGFRLMAIPLTEVGRIRGWGIDLISGWSVDGNVWGRPRDVAVGPDGALYVSDSLAGAVYRICFPFHAPPVPADS
- a CDS encoding PD-(D/E)XK nuclease family protein encodes the protein MLYRPEHPIWPHLMAGHCVITVNRRLARTLAEDYATYCGMQQLSVWETPAIFPVNDWFEREFLRLDAESVLLNSSQVAAVWDQVVAEDLHQCGVDLLQIPATVRQAVRADALCCDYLVESYTPDGVEQEAFQRWRRRYVARCREQRWLDRVRLPEVVEQAVIDSRLDVNGCQMWLGFDDLTPLMRRIQQTLNSAGCTIEHVAANALVPVTCDAISAVDEIRELQAAAQWARQCLEQQGGVVAVVVPELERLHGDVERVFSRELSRSVYPDRVPKDTFNISLGHPLADQGMIAAALTLLQLQDPLEFDQLSYLLRCPWFAGGIDEWQERVLFERQLRADNILRLSTADLLYRLRHQRRAPQGMLRLVEQLQLWQGGDEQIAPADWVEQLNFFLQQVGWPGDASLDSQGYQLFAAWQDKVLAPLARLGVVAETMTGRQLLSWVCRLAREVLFQPKAQDHRLQIIGLLETAGLTFDALWLCGAGEQVFPGGLAFNPFLPVAIQKHYQMPHSDLLHEARYARLLLERLQHSAQQVVISYAQNSDERPSRCSPYLNELCWQQHEDGDEALSSVVPLQTLDDCCAPSLTSTQLEQPLSGGTGLLKEQAQCPFKAFVHYRIGLRALDVPQPGLTSRRRGDLLHRILQQVWHCLGSHGGLVQHDEAALRQLVSAQTIAVLDETRFAAHERALLAVEKQRLESLVLEWLDVERQREPFSVQSVEERQLLQIGPLRLNTIPDRIDVTEDGRRIVLDYKTGQITVGDLVGDVLLEPQLPVYALHGVQGDVAAVSFAQVRHGVCAFKGVSAQEHILPGVHSVERSRGVKAGLSSWSELVDHWRQHTEATAQAVADGDAGVTPVHAKVCRFCDLQGLCRIDLDKGDVADEEGDA